One Kineococcus aurantiacus genomic window carries:
- a CDS encoding GtrA family protein translates to MSGNEQGGAGLVRRLRDTYEVLAREAAKFGIVGAVAFVTDFGVFNLLRYAGPGGEGVLHGKPLTANVVSVVLSIVVAWLGNRYWTFRHRRRASAPRELLLFFLMNGFGLLISLVCLGFTYYVLDLRGPLASNVSAKVVGVALGTLFRWWAYRRWVFVEELREEGWQAHPSHESGHPGHPGHPGAGEPVSAGAQVDDVRRGQARPGAV, encoded by the coding sequence GTGAGCGGGAACGAGCAGGGCGGCGCGGGTCTCGTGCGACGGCTGCGCGACACCTACGAGGTCCTGGCCCGCGAGGCCGCCAAGTTCGGGATCGTCGGCGCCGTCGCGTTCGTCACCGACTTCGGGGTCTTCAACCTGCTGCGCTACGCCGGCCCGGGTGGCGAGGGGGTCCTGCACGGCAAACCGCTCACGGCGAACGTCGTCTCGGTCGTCCTGAGCATCGTGGTGGCGTGGCTGGGCAACCGGTACTGGACGTTCCGGCACCGCCGGCGCGCCTCGGCCCCGCGCGAGCTGCTGCTCTTCTTCCTGATGAACGGCTTCGGGCTGCTCATCTCCCTGGTGTGCCTGGGGTTCACGTACTACGTCCTGGACCTGCGCGGTCCGCTGGCGTCCAACGTCTCCGCCAAGGTCGTCGGGGTGGCGCTGGGGACGCTGTTCCGCTGGTGGGCCTACCGCCGGTGGGTGTTCGTGGAGGAGCTGCGCGAGGAGGGCTGGCAGGCCCACCCCTCCCACGAGAGCGGTCACCCCGGGCACCCCGGGCACCCCGGGGCCGGTGAGCCGGTGTCAGCGGGGGCGCAGGTGGACGACGTCCGCCGCGGTCAGGCTCGTCCGGGCGCCGTCTGA
- a CDS encoding biotin--[acetyl-CoA-carboxylase] ligase, with protein sequence MSEPTEPSPSPWSDLDRPPLRAGALRTALVGPGGWSRLDVVASTGSTNADLLADAGAPDGAVLVADHQAAGRGRLGRTWTAPPRSSLAVSVLLRPTPAPERWSLLPLVTGLAVVDALDALGVQAGLKWPNDVLVTGPDRPGKVCGVLCEARPDRVVLGAGINVSLRADELPVETATSLVLAGSGSRDRDTVLRRYLRALRLRLDDWEAGRSPLADYRAVSSTIGAQVRAQLPDGTSLEGEALDVDDDGRLVVRTSDGARTSLTAADVVHLRPR encoded by the coding sequence GTGAGCGAGCCCACCGAGCCCTCCCCGTCCCCCTGGTCCGACCTCGACCGCCCCCCGCTGCGGGCCGGTGCCCTGCGCACCGCGCTCGTCGGCCCCGGCGGCTGGAGCCGGCTGGACGTCGTCGCGAGCACCGGGTCGACCAACGCCGACCTGCTCGCCGACGCCGGCGCCCCCGACGGCGCGGTCCTCGTCGCCGACCACCAGGCCGCCGGCCGGGGCCGCCTCGGGCGCACCTGGACGGCCCCGCCGCGGTCCTCCCTCGCCGTCTCGGTCCTGCTGCGGCCCACCCCGGCGCCGGAGCGCTGGTCCCTGCTGCCCCTGGTCACGGGCCTGGCCGTCGTCGACGCCCTGGACGCCCTCGGCGTCCAGGCCGGGCTGAAGTGGCCCAACGACGTCCTCGTCACAGGCCCGGACCGTCCGGGCAAGGTGTGCGGCGTCCTGTGCGAGGCCCGTCCCGACCGGGTCGTCCTGGGGGCCGGGATCAACGTCTCGCTGCGCGCCGACGAGCTGCCCGTCGAGACCGCCACGTCCCTCGTGCTGGCGGGCTCGGGCAGCCGGGACCGCGACACCGTGCTGCGCCGCTACCTGCGCGCGCTGCGGCTGCGGCTGGACGACTGGGAGGCGGGCCGGTCCCCGCTGGCGGACTACCGCGCGGTCAGCTCGACGATCGGCGCGCAGGTGCGGGCCCAGCTGCCCGACGGGACGTCGCTGGAGGGGGAGGCCCTCGACGTCGACGACGACGGCCGGCTGGTGGTGCGGACCTCAGACGGCGCCCGGACGAGCCTGACCGCGGCGGACGTCGTCCACCTGCGCCCCCGCTGA
- a CDS encoding ABC transporter substrate-binding protein, with product MPTTRRTLLATLPLIALVSACGSSEQTAADPAATGTSTAAAGAFPVSLTHALGTTTVESAPQRVVCLGWGSQEAVWALGGQVVGIPEVTYGGLDDGTLPWWEGHFDAATTTFLPNPTSGDLPFEQITALTPDLILAVYSGITADDYATLSKIAPTVAYPDQPWLTTWQDQVRLVGQALGRTDEATALVASTEADLADRAKTSPVLAGKTFSYAYATAEGLSVYLPGDPRVDMLHELGLVDAPGIAALAAQASTFYAEVAKERVRDLDSDLVVGYGGLTRDQLLADPVYATMPAVASGAVAWLDDPTLVTATSATVLSLPWLLDRLVPLLETAAQQAPATGS from the coding sequence GTGCCCACGACGCGCCGCACGCTGCTGGCCACCCTTCCCCTGATCGCCCTGGTGAGCGCCTGCGGCTCCTCGGAGCAGACCGCCGCCGACCCGGCCGCCACCGGCACGAGCACCGCCGCCGCCGGGGCGTTCCCCGTCTCCCTCACCCACGCCCTGGGCACCACCACCGTCGAGTCCGCCCCGCAGCGCGTCGTCTGCCTGGGCTGGGGCTCGCAGGAGGCCGTGTGGGCGCTCGGCGGGCAGGTCGTCGGGATCCCCGAGGTCACCTACGGCGGCCTCGACGACGGCACGCTGCCCTGGTGGGAGGGCCACTTCGACGCCGCCACCACGACGTTCCTGCCCAACCCCACGTCCGGGGACCTGCCCTTCGAGCAGATCACCGCCCTGACCCCCGACCTGATCCTCGCCGTCTACTCCGGCATCACCGCCGACGACTACGCGACGCTGTCGAAGATCGCGCCGACCGTCGCCTACCCCGACCAGCCGTGGCTGACGACGTGGCAGGACCAGGTGCGGCTCGTCGGGCAGGCCCTCGGCAGGACCGACGAGGCCACGGCGCTGGTGGCCTCCACCGAGGCCGACCTCGCCGACCGCGCGAAGACCTCCCCGGTGCTGGCGGGCAAGACGTTCAGCTACGCGTACGCCACCGCCGAGGGGCTGTCGGTCTACCTGCCCGGCGACCCGCGCGTGGACATGCTGCACGAGCTGGGCCTCGTCGACGCCCCGGGCATCGCCGCGCTGGCGGCGCAGGCGTCGACGTTCTACGCCGAGGTCGCCAAGGAACGCGTCCGCGACCTCGACTCCGACCTCGTCGTCGGCTACGGCGGGCTGACCCGCGACCAGCTGCTCGCCGACCCCGTCTACGCCACCATGCCGGCCGTCGCCTCCGGTGCCGTCGCCTGGCTCGACGACCCGACCCTGGTGACCGCCACGTCGGCCACGGTGCTCAGCCTGCCGTGGCTGCTGGACCGGCTCGTGCCGCTGCTGGAGACCGCCGCGCAGCAGGCTCCCGCGACCGGGTCGTGA
- a CDS encoding DUF885 family protein — protein sequence MSEQRRATAVDEVAERYLETVLRLQPTAALSLGVPDAAPGLGDRSPAGLAAVADAQRATLRALAAAPVEDDVDRVTAAALQDRLGLEVALHDAGELLGDLNVIASPVQDLRMVFDLLPTGTEEERRAVGERLAAVPAAVAGYVESLRAAAAAGRVAAARQVRACAAEAGQYATGFFGQFGAEHGAPVAGAAAAQAYGELAGFLGEELLPQAPAADAVGRDRYELWSRYFTGAAVDLDETYAWGLEEVARLRAEMAVVARQVTGSPDVDAAAAALDADPALVVEGAANFRAWMQDRSDRTVDALHGTHFDVPEQIRRLECRIAPTTSGGIYYTGPSEDFTRPGRMWWAVPAGQTTFSTWREATTVHHEGVPGHHLQIGQTAVRSEVLNRWRRQGCWVSGHGEGWALYAERLMQELGFLDGPGEVLGMLDAQLLRAGRVVLDIGLHCGLPAPDGGPWTYEKAWAYVQSVSGNHTDVLRFELDRYLGWAGQAPSYKVGERLWTALRDDVRAREGAAFDLRSFHRRALDVGSVGMDVLRSALLP from the coding sequence GTGAGCGAGCAGCGGCGGGCGACCGCGGTGGACGAGGTGGCCGAGCGGTACCTGGAGACGGTGCTGCGGCTGCAGCCGACGGCGGCACTGAGCCTGGGGGTCCCCGACGCCGCCCCCGGGCTCGGGGACCGCTCCCCCGCCGGGCTGGCCGCCGTCGCCGACGCCCAGCGCGCCACCCTGCGCGCGCTGGCGGCGGCCCCTGTCGAGGACGACGTCGACCGGGTCACCGCGGCGGCCCTGCAGGACCGGCTCGGGCTGGAGGTGGCGCTGCACGACGCGGGGGAACTGCTGGGGGACCTCAACGTCATCGCCTCCCCCGTCCAGGACCTGCGGATGGTCTTCGACCTGCTGCCGACGGGCACCGAGGAGGAGCGGCGGGCCGTCGGCGAGCGCCTGGCCGCCGTCCCGGCCGCCGTCGCGGGGTACGTGGAGAGCCTGCGGGCCGCGGCCGCCGCGGGCCGGGTCGCGGCGGCCCGGCAGGTGCGGGCGTGCGCGGCCGAGGCCGGGCAGTACGCGACGGGCTTCTTCGGGCAGTTCGGCGCCGAGCACGGCGCGCCGGTCGCGGGAGCGGCTGCGGCGCAGGCCTACGGGGAGCTGGCCGGGTTCCTGGGCGAGGAGCTGCTGCCGCAGGCGCCGGCCGCCGACGCCGTGGGCCGCGACCGGTACGAGCTGTGGTCGCGCTACTTCACGGGGGCCGCCGTGGACCTCGACGAGACGTACGCGTGGGGCCTGGAGGAGGTCGCCCGGCTGCGCGCGGAGATGGCGGTGGTGGCCCGGCAGGTCACCGGGTCCCCGGACGTGGACGCGGCCGCCGCCGCGCTGGACGCCGACCCCGCCCTCGTCGTCGAGGGTGCGGCGAACTTCCGCGCCTGGATGCAGGACCGGTCGGACCGGACGGTGGACGCCCTGCACGGCACGCACTTCGACGTCCCCGAGCAGATCCGCCGGCTGGAGTGCCGGATCGCGCCCACCACCAGCGGCGGCATCTACTACACCGGCCCCAGCGAGGACTTCACCCGCCCGGGCCGGATGTGGTGGGCCGTCCCGGCGGGGCAGACGACGTTCTCGACGTGGCGCGAGGCCACGACCGTCCACCACGAGGGCGTGCCCGGCCACCACCTGCAGATCGGCCAGACGGCCGTGCGCAGCGAGGTGCTGAACCGGTGGCGGCGGCAGGGGTGCTGGGTCTCCGGGCACGGGGAGGGCTGGGCGCTGTACGCCGAACGGCTCATGCAGGAGCTGGGGTTCCTGGACGGCCCCGGCGAGGTGCTGGGGATGCTCGACGCGCAGCTGCTGCGCGCGGGCCGGGTTGTGCTGGACATCGGGCTGCACTGCGGGCTGCCCGCCCCCGACGGCGGCCCGTGGACGTACGAGAAGGCGTGGGCCTACGTGCAGTCGGTGTCGGGCAACCACACCGACGTGCTGCGGTTCGAGCTGGACCGCTACCTCGGCTGGGCCGGTCAGGCGCCGAGCTACAAGGTCGGCGAGCGGTTGTGGACGGCGCTGCGCGACGACGTGCGGGCGCGCGAGGGGGCGGCCTTCGACCTGCGCTCCTTCCACCGGCGCGCGCTGGACGTGGGGTCGGTCGGGATGGACGTGCTGCGCTCCGCGCTGCTGCCCTGA
- a CDS encoding Maf family nucleotide pyrophosphatase, whose translation MTSLLLASASPARLATLRAAGLDPAVLVSSVDEPAVVERYGVTDPEDVCLVLAKAKAEDVAGDDERPEDSLILGCDSVLAFDGQVLGKPADAAEATARWEAMRGGTGVLHTGHWLIDDREDGSGATIGGVASVTVHFADVTDAEIAAYVATGEPLKVAGAFTVDGLGGAFVKGVEGDHHAVVGVSLPLLRDLVREAGVAWTDLWAARG comes from the coding sequence GTGACGTCGTTGCTCCTCGCCTCCGCCTCCCCCGCCCGCCTCGCGACCCTGCGCGCCGCCGGCCTGGACCCGGCGGTGCTGGTCTCCTCCGTCGACGAGCCCGCCGTCGTCGAGCGCTACGGGGTGACCGACCCCGAGGACGTGTGCCTGGTGCTGGCCAAGGCCAAGGCCGAGGACGTCGCGGGCGACGACGAGCGCCCCGAGGACTCGCTGATCCTGGGGTGCGACTCCGTCCTCGCCTTCGACGGGCAGGTCCTCGGCAAGCCGGCCGACGCGGCCGAGGCCACGGCGCGGTGGGAGGCGATGCGCGGCGGCACGGGCGTCCTGCACACCGGGCACTGGCTCATCGACGACCGCGAGGACGGCTCGGGCGCCACGATCGGCGGGGTCGCGAGCGTCACGGTCCACTTCGCCGACGTGACCGACGCCGAGATCGCGGCGTACGTCGCGACGGGTGAACCGCTGAAGGTGGCGGGCGCGTTCACGGTCGACGGGCTGGGCGGGGCGTTCGTCAAGGGCGTCGAGGGGGACCACCACGCGGTCGTGGGCGTCTCGCTGCCGCTCCTGCGCGACCTGGTCCGCGAGGCGGGGGTCGCCTGGACCGACCTGTGGGCCGCGCGCGGGTAG
- a CDS encoding biotin carboxylase N-terminal domain-containing protein has translation MTKVLVANRGEIAVRVVRAARDAGLASVAVYSEGDRDALHVRSADEAFSLGGKTAKETYLDGAKIIEVALRAGADAVHPGYGFLSENAAFAQAVMDAGLTWVGPPPAAIEALGDKVSARHLAARAGAPLVAGTPDPVSGPEEVLAFADEHGLPIAIKAAFGGGGRGLKVARAREDVPELFASAVREAEAAFGRGECFVERYLDRPRHVETQVLADAHGGAVVVSTRDCSLQRRHQKLVEEAPAPFLTPEQDAELRRASLAIVREAGYVGAGTVEFLVAADGTLAFLEVNTRLQVEHPVTEEVSGIDLVVEQFRIARGEHLGYSEVATRGHSIEFRINGEDPSANFLPRPGKLTRFSLPSGPGVRVDTGIDPRAAAVNGGVEISQDFDSLLAKLIVTGATREQALARAARALGEFVVEGVPTVIPFHRTVVTDPAFAATSAEGFTVHTRWIESPEFDTSKMPGSGALEAGGEGAPHRETIVVEVAGKRLEVSIPVEQLNAQLSRAGQEISRAGVATGAAVARAYRSATHRGGRKGKAGGGSAGNPNALVTPMQGTIVKIDVAEGDVVAEGDLVAVLEAMKMEQPLLAHRAGTITGLTAKAGDTTTTGAVLCEIVDA, from the coding sequence GTGACGAAGGTCCTCGTGGCCAACCGCGGGGAGATCGCGGTCCGCGTGGTCCGCGCCGCCCGCGACGCGGGCCTGGCCTCCGTGGCCGTCTACTCCGAGGGCGACCGGGACGCGCTGCACGTGCGCAGCGCCGACGAGGCGTTCTCCCTGGGCGGCAAGACCGCCAAGGAGACCTACCTCGACGGCGCCAAGATCATCGAGGTGGCCCTGCGGGCCGGCGCCGACGCCGTCCACCCCGGGTACGGGTTCCTGTCCGAGAACGCCGCGTTCGCGCAGGCCGTCATGGACGCGGGCCTGACCTGGGTCGGCCCGCCGCCGGCGGCCATCGAGGCCCTGGGCGACAAGGTCTCGGCCCGGCACCTGGCGGCCCGGGCGGGCGCCCCGCTGGTCGCCGGGACGCCGGACCCGGTCTCGGGGCCGGAGGAGGTGCTGGCCTTCGCCGACGAGCACGGCCTGCCCATCGCCATCAAGGCCGCCTTCGGCGGTGGCGGCCGGGGCCTGAAGGTGGCCCGCGCCCGCGAGGACGTGCCGGAGCTGTTCGCCTCCGCGGTCCGCGAGGCCGAGGCCGCGTTCGGCCGCGGTGAGTGCTTCGTGGAGCGCTACCTGGACCGTCCCCGGCACGTGGAGACGCAGGTGCTGGCCGACGCGCACGGCGGGGCCGTCGTCGTCTCGACGCGCGACTGCTCGCTGCAGCGCCGGCACCAGAAGCTCGTGGAGGAGGCGCCCGCGCCGTTCCTGACGCCCGAGCAGGACGCCGAGCTGCGCCGCGCGTCCCTGGCGATCGTCCGCGAGGCCGGGTACGTCGGCGCGGGCACGGTGGAGTTCCTCGTGGCCGCCGACGGGACGCTGGCCTTCCTGGAGGTCAACACCCGCCTGCAGGTGGAGCACCCGGTGACCGAGGAGGTCAGCGGCATCGACCTCGTCGTGGAGCAGTTCCGCATCGCCCGCGGTGAGCACCTGGGCTACTCGGAGGTCGCCACCCGCGGGCACTCCATCGAGTTCCGCATCAACGGCGAGGACCCGAGCGCGAACTTCCTGCCCCGCCCGGGCAAGCTCACCCGGTTCTCGCTGCCGTCGGGCCCGGGCGTGCGCGTCGACACCGGCATCGACCCGCGCGCGGCGGCCGTCAACGGCGGGGTGGAGATCTCCCAGGACTTCGACTCGCTGCTGGCCAAGCTCATCGTGACCGGCGCGACGCGCGAGCAGGCGCTGGCCCGCGCGGCCCGCGCGCTCGGCGAGTTCGTCGTCGAGGGTGTCCCGACGGTCATCCCCTTCCACCGCACGGTCGTGACCGACCCGGCGTTCGCGGCGACGAGCGCGGAGGGTTTCACCGTCCACACCCGCTGGATCGAGTCCCCCGAGTTCGACACCTCGAAGATGCCCGGCTCCGGTGCGCTGGAGGCCGGCGGTGAGGGTGCGCCGCACCGGGAGACGATCGTCGTGGAGGTCGCCGGCAAGCGCCTGGAGGTCTCGATCCCGGTGGAGCAGCTCAACGCGCAGCTGTCCCGGGCGGGCCAGGAGATCTCCCGCGCGGGCGTGGCGACGGGGGCGGCCGTGGCCCGGGCCTACCGGTCGGCGACGCACCGCGGCGGCCGCAAGGGCAAGGCCGGCGGCGGGTCGGCGGGGAACCCGAACGCGCTGGTGACGCCCATGCAGGGCACCATCGTCAAGATCGACGTCGCCGAGGGGGACGTGGTGGCCGAGGGCGACCTCGTCGCGGTCCTGGAGGCGATGAAGATGGAGCAGCCGCTGCTGGCGCACCGCGCGGGCACCATCACCGGCCTGACCGCCAAGGCCGGCGACACGACCACCACGGGCGCGGTGCTCTGCGAGATCGTCGACGCCTGA
- a CDS encoding NAD(P)H-quinone dehydrogenase, producing MSPTSASSVNNATRVAILGGGPGGYEAALVAAQLGADVTVVERDGLGGSTVLTDVVPSKTLIATAELMATVGGASELGVRFPGGSAPDTEPAGAVTVDLGRVNARVKALAAAQSADVRARLEKEGVRILSGSGALDGPHTIVVRDGEDAGARVEADVTLLSVGASPRVLPDAQPDGERILTWKQVYDLTELPEHLIVVGSGVTGAEFANAYDALGAHVTLVSSRDRVLPGEDADAAEVLEGVFRRRGMDVLSRSRAEKVERHGDTVVVTLSDGRTVEGSHCIVAVGAVPNTAGLGLEEAGIWTSESGHVETDKVSRTSARGVYAAGDCTGVFPLASVAAMQGRIGMWHALGDSVAPLRLRSVASTVFTSPEIATVGWTQAQIDSGEAQGEIVKLPLATNARAKMLGIHDGFVKLFCRTGSGTVIGGVVVAPRASELIFPVTLAVEKRLNVDDVAHAFTIYPSLSGSIAEAARQLHVMGE from the coding sequence GTGAGTCCCACCAGTGCGTCCTCAGTCAACAACGCGACCCGGGTGGCCATCCTCGGCGGCGGGCCCGGCGGGTACGAGGCGGCCCTCGTCGCGGCCCAGCTCGGCGCCGACGTCACCGTCGTCGAGCGCGACGGCCTCGGCGGGTCGACCGTCCTCACCGACGTCGTCCCGTCCAAGACGCTCATCGCCACCGCCGAGCTCATGGCCACCGTCGGCGGCGCCTCCGAGCTGGGGGTGCGCTTCCCCGGCGGCAGCGCACCCGACACCGAACCGGCCGGGGCCGTCACCGTCGACCTCGGCCGCGTCAACGCCCGCGTCAAGGCGCTCGCGGCCGCCCAGTCCGCGGACGTGCGCGCCCGGCTGGAGAAGGAGGGCGTGCGGATCCTGTCCGGCTCCGGTGCCCTCGACGGCCCGCACACCATCGTCGTGCGCGACGGCGAGGACGCCGGTGCGCGCGTCGAGGCCGACGTCACGCTGCTGTCCGTGGGCGCCAGCCCGCGGGTCCTGCCCGACGCCCAGCCCGACGGCGAGCGCATCCTCACCTGGAAGCAGGTGTACGACCTCACCGAGCTGCCCGAGCACCTGATCGTCGTCGGGTCCGGTGTGACGGGCGCCGAGTTCGCCAACGCCTACGACGCGCTCGGCGCCCACGTCACGCTCGTCTCCTCCCGCGACCGGGTCCTGCCCGGGGAGGACGCCGACGCCGCCGAGGTCCTCGAAGGGGTGTTCCGCCGCCGCGGCATGGACGTCCTGTCCCGGTCCCGGGCGGAGAAGGTCGAGCGGCACGGCGACACCGTCGTCGTGACGCTGTCCGACGGGCGCACCGTGGAGGGGTCGCACTGCATCGTCGCGGTCGGCGCGGTCCCCAACACCGCCGGCCTGGGGCTGGAGGAGGCGGGCATCTGGACGTCGGAGTCGGGGCACGTCGAGACCGACAAGGTGTCCCGCACCTCCGCCCGCGGCGTCTACGCGGCCGGGGACTGCACGGGCGTGTTCCCGCTGGCCTCCGTCGCGGCCATGCAGGGCCGCATCGGGATGTGGCACGCCCTCGGCGACTCCGTCGCGCCGCTGAGGCTGCGCTCGGTGGCGTCCACGGTCTTCACCTCCCCGGAGATCGCGACCGTCGGCTGGACGCAGGCGCAGATCGACTCCGGCGAGGCGCAGGGGGAGATCGTCAAGCTGCCGCTGGCGACCAACGCCCGCGCCAAGATGCTCGGCATCCACGACGGGTTCGTGAAGCTGTTCTGCCGCACCGGGTCCGGCACCGTCATCGGTGGTGTGGTGGTGGCCCCGCGGGCCAGCGAGCTGATCTTCCCGGTGACCCTGGCGGTCGAGAAGCGGCTCAACGTCGACGACGTCGCGCACGCGTTCACGATCTACCCCTCGCTGTCGGGGTCGATCGCCGAGGCGGCGCGGCAGCTGCACGTCATGGGGGAGTAG
- a CDS encoding gamma-glutamylcyclotransferase, with amino-acid sequence MPASPAYAAYATNLDPEVMSRKAPHSPLRSTGWLQDWRLTFGGEDRSWQGPLATVVEAPGEQVYVALYDLTEADEVRMDAAEGMDIGLFRKIRVRVKTLDGDVVAWTYVLDDYEGGLPTARYLGGLADAAEAGGAPHDYVLGLRARPCRSNDA; translated from the coding sequence GTGCCTGCTTCGCCCGCCTACGCCGCGTACGCGACCAACCTCGACCCCGAGGTCATGTCCCGCAAAGCCCCGCACTCCCCGCTGCGCTCCACGGGGTGGCTGCAGGACTGGCGGCTGACGTTCGGCGGGGAGGACCGCAGCTGGCAGGGGCCGCTGGCGACGGTGGTGGAGGCCCCCGGTGAGCAGGTGTACGTCGCGCTGTACGACCTGACCGAGGCCGACGAGGTGCGCATGGACGCCGCCGAGGGCATGGACATCGGCCTGTTCCGCAAGATCAGGGTGCGGGTGAAGACGCTGGACGGCGACGTCGTGGCGTGGACGTACGTGCTCGACGACTACGAGGGCGGCCTGCCCACGGCGCGGTACCTCGGCGGCCTCGCCGACGCGGCCGAGGCCGGCGGCGCCCCGCACGACTACGTGCTGGGCCTGCGGGCCCGCCCCTGCCGCTCCAACGACGCCTGA
- a CDS encoding purine-nucleoside phosphorylase yields the protein MTATPPAGLLAEDPSTVAEEAAAGLAERTGVPRHDVALVLGSGWAAAADRLGEVVASLPATDLPGFRAPAVVGHAGTVRSIRVPRPDADPLHALVLPRTHHYEGHGPRAVAHGVRVAAAAGCRTVVLTNGCGGLDRTIPPGSPVLISDHLNLTGATPLEGPTFVDLTDLYSARLRAVARTVDPSLREGVYAQFPGPQYETPAEVRMAGVLGASLVGMSTALEAIAARHAGLEVLGFSLVTNLAAGVSDQPLSHEEVLQAGRDAAGRCADLLAGVVRLL from the coding sequence GTGACCGCGACCCCGCCCGCCGGCCTCCTGGCCGAGGACCCGTCCACCGTCGCCGAGGAGGCCGCCGCCGGGCTGGCCGAGCGGACCGGCGTGCCCCGGCACGACGTGGCGCTCGTGCTGGGCTCGGGGTGGGCCGCGGCCGCCGACCGGCTCGGGGAGGTCGTGGCGTCCCTGCCGGCGACGGACCTGCCCGGTTTCCGGGCCCCCGCCGTCGTCGGGCACGCGGGCACGGTCCGCTCGATCCGCGTGCCGCGCCCGGACGCGGACCCGCTGCACGCGCTGGTGCTGCCGCGCACCCACCACTACGAGGGCCACGGTCCGCGGGCGGTGGCGCACGGGGTGCGGGTGGCGGCCGCGGCGGGCTGCCGGACGGTCGTGCTGACCAACGGGTGCGGCGGGCTGGACCGGACGATCCCGCCCGGTTCGCCCGTGCTGATCTCCGACCACCTCAACCTCACGGGCGCCACCCCGCTGGAAGGGCCGACGTTCGTCGACCTGACCGACCTGTACTCGGCGCGGCTGCGCGCCGTGGCGCGCACGGTGGACCCGTCGCTGCGCGAGGGCGTGTACGCGCAGTTCCCCGGCCCGCAGTACGAGACCCCCGCCGAGGTGCGGATGGCGGGGGTCCTGGGCGCGTCCCTGGTGGGGATGTCGACGGCGCTGGAGGCGATCGCGGCCCGGCACGCCGGCCTGGAGGTCCTGGGGTTCTCCCTGGTGACGAACCTGGCGGCGGGGGTGTCGGACCAGCCGCTGTCCCACGAGGAGGTCCTGCAGGCCGGCCGGGACGCCGCCGGCCGCTGCGCGGACCTCCTCGCGGGGGTCGTGCGCCTGCTCTGA
- a CDS encoding ABC transporter permease: MSAVAEVVADSSVIAKRNILKITRIPDLLVGTLISPIMFILLFGYVFGGAIAVGGGNYREFLVPGIFAQTVIFGATVTGAGIADDMQKGIIERFRSLPMTQSSVLVGRTASDVVLNVIVTVIMSLTGLVIGWRIRTSLLDAVVGYALLLLFAYAVSWVMGLLGLLIRTPEAFNNLTFLTIFPLTFITNAFVPLESFPGPLKAIAQWNPVSTLVQAARERFGNVPPGTQLGTWSMQNAELYTLLWVVVVLAVFVPLATRQYRRAAAR, encoded by the coding sequence GTGAGCGCCGTGGCCGAGGTCGTCGCCGACAGCTCGGTGATCGCCAAGCGGAACATCCTGAAGATCACCCGGATCCCCGACCTGCTCGTGGGGACCCTCATCTCGCCCATCATGTTCATCCTGCTGTTCGGCTACGTCTTCGGCGGCGCCATCGCCGTGGGCGGGGGGAACTACCGGGAGTTCCTCGTGCCGGGCATCTTCGCCCAGACGGTCATCTTCGGCGCCACCGTCACCGGCGCCGGCATCGCCGACGACATGCAGAAGGGCATCATCGAGCGGTTCCGGTCGCTGCCCATGACGCAGTCGTCGGTGCTCGTGGGCCGCACGGCCTCCGACGTCGTCCTCAACGTCATCGTCACCGTCATCATGTCCCTGACCGGCCTCGTCATCGGCTGGCGGATCCGGACCTCGCTGCTGGACGCCGTCGTCGGGTACGCCCTGCTGCTGCTGTTCGCCTACGCGGTGTCGTGGGTGATGGGCCTGCTGGGCCTGCTCATCCGCACCCCGGAGGCGTTCAACAACCTCACGTTCCTGACGATCTTCCCGCTGACGTTCATCACCAACGCCTTCGTCCCGCTGGAGTCCTTCCCCGGCCCGCTGAAGGCCATCGCCCAGTGGAACCCCGTCTCCACCCTCGTGCAGGCCGCGCGCGAGCGCTTCGGCAACGTCCCGCCCGGCACCCAGCTGGGCACCTGGTCGATGCAGAACGCCGAGCTGTACACGCTGCTGTGGGTCGTGGTGGTCCTCGCGGTGTTCGTCCCGCTGGCGACCCGCCAGTACCGGCGGGCCGCCGCGCGCTGA